The window ACGCCATCATGCGCTACGCTCCGCCGTGCTGGTGCTGGCGCTGGCGCTCATCGTCTTCGTGCCGCTGGCCACCCGCAAGGTGCTGGATGCCGCCGAAAGCCAGCTGACAGCCCGCGCTGCCGCCACGCCGCTGATGGTAGGCGCCCGCGGCTCTGCCCTCGACCTGATGATGAACGGCCTCTACTTCACCGCCGACCGGCCGGAGCGGATCAACATGGCCGCGGTGGACAGGGTTTGGGACGGCGGCCTCGCCATCGCCATTCCCCTGCACGTTCGCTTCACCGCCGGCGGCCAGCCGGTCGTCGGCACCAGCCTCGACTATTTCGACTTTCGCAGCCTGCAGATCGCGGAGGGTCGCCCGCTGGCCCTGCTGGGCGAGGCAGTGCTCGGCGCCAGTGCCGCCCGTCGCCTCGGCATCGGCCCCGGCGATCTGCTTGTCTCGGACCCGGAGAACCTCTTCGACATCGCCGGCACGTATCCGCTGGAAATGAAGGTCGTTGGCACCCTCGCTCCCACCGGTACGGCCGATGACGATGCGGTATTCGTCGACATCAGCACCGCCTGGGTCATCGAAGGCATCGGCCACGGCCATGACGACGTGGTCGAACAGGGCATGGCCGTGGGCGAGAATGGCGGCGAGGTCATCGCCAGTTCCGCCCTCACCCAGTTCACGCGCATCACCGAAGACAATATCGACAGTTTCCATTTTCACGGTCCGCCGCAGGATTACCCGATCTCCTCGCTGATCGCCGTTCCGCCCGACGCCCGCAACGCTGCCGTCCTGCGCGGCCGCTATCTCGACCCCGGCGACCCGACACAGATCGTCGTGCCGGAAACCGTGGTGCGCGGCCTGCTCGACACCATTTTCCGTATTGGCCGCGTGCTCGATGCCGTCTTCGTCATCGTCGGTGCCGCCGCGCTGATCGCCGTGGCGCTGGCGGGCTACCTGAGCCTGAAACTGCGTTCCGGCGAGGTTGAAACCGCTTTCCGTCTCGGATGTCAGCGCTCGATGATCGCCCGCCTGCTGGGCGCGGAGACGCTGATCATAGCCGTCACGTCACTTTGTCTTGCAGCAGCTACCTTGGCTGTTACATCTCATCTTATGGATGACGTCGCCGTCTGGCTCGTCACCACGCAACGGTAGGGGAGGGAAACATGATCCGCACATTGGCAACGGCACTCGTTCTGGCAGGGGGCCCCGCGTTCGCGCATTTCGGCATGGTCATCCCATCCGACAACATGGTGACGCAGGAGGAAGGCCGCAGCATCGACTTCACCGTTGCCTTTTCCCACCCGTTCGAGCCGCTGGGCATGGAACTGGTGATGCCCGAAAGCTTCAAGGTCTACACCGGCGAGGGCGAAGAAGATCTGACCGAGACGCTGCAAGCAGAGGAATTCTTCGGCGCGCCCGGCTACACTGCCAGCTACGAACTCTCCCGCCCCGGTGCCTACGCCTTCGTCATGACCCCGCAGCCCTACTGGGAACCGGCAGAGGACAGCTACATCATCCACTACACCAAGACCTACATCGCCGCCTTCGACGATGATGAAGGCTGGGATGCGGAACTGGGCCTGAAGACGGAAATCGTGCCGCTGTCGAAGCCCTTCGGCCTCTGGGCCGGCAACATCTTCCAGGGCATCGTCAAGTTCGACGGCAAACCCGTGCCCTATGCCGAGGTCGAGGTCGAGTATTACAACGAGACGGGCGCCAAGGCCCCGAACGAACTGATGATCACCCAGACCATCAAGGCAGACGGCAACGGCGTCTTCTCCTACGCTGCCCCGGTCTCCGGCTGGTGGGGGTTCGCCGCACTGAAGACGGCCAGCTACTCGCTGCCGCATGAGGATACCGCCAAGCCTGTGGAACTCGGTGCCGTCATCTGGGTGAAATTCGAGGACTGGATCGCGCAATGATACGCAGCGCCCTGATCGTCAGCCTGATGCTGGCGGCCACCCCGACCCTGGCGCACCGGCTGGTCATCTACGCATATGCCGCCGGTGGCGAAGTCATCGTCGAGGCCCGGTTCTCCAACCAGAAACCGGCGCAGACCGGCTCCGTCACCGTCGCTGCGGAAGACGAGACGGTACTCGCCGAAGCGGAACTCGACCCCTCCGGCGAAACCCGCATCCCGATCAGCGACAGCTTCGCCCCGGGCGTCATCGTCACGGTGAAGACCGGCGAGGGGCATGAGGATTACTGGGTGCTGACGCCCGACGACATTGAGGCCGGAAAATGAAACTGGTCCTTGCCGTCGCCGCTACCCTGCTGGCCGCGCCCGCACTGGCGGAGCCGCTGAAGATCACGGCCGTGAACAACGTGCTGGCAACCTTCGCGGAACGCATCGGCGGCGAGGCGGTCACCGTCACCATGCCCGCCCCCGAAGGGAGCGACCCCGCGCTGTGGAAGCCG of the Algicella marina genome contains:
- a CDS encoding ABC transporter permease, coding for MTDTFFLALAYIRHHALRSAVLVLALALIVFVPLATRKVLDAAESQLTARAAATPLMVGARGSALDLMMNGLYFTADRPERINMAAVDRVWDGGLAIAIPLHVRFTAGGQPVVGTSLDYFDFRSLQIAEGRPLALLGEAVLGASAARRLGIGPGDLLVSDPENLFDIAGTYPLEMKVVGTLAPTGTADDDAVFVDISTAWVIEGIGHGHDDVVEQGMAVGENGGEVIASSALTQFTRITEDNIDSFHFHGPPQDYPISSLIAVPPDARNAAVLRGRYLDPGDPTQIVVPETVVRGLLDTIFRIGRVLDAVFVIVGAAALIAVALAGYLSLKLRSGEVETAFRLGCQRSMIARLLGAETLIIAVTSLCLAAATLAVTSHLMDDVAVWLVTTQR
- a CDS encoding DUF4198 domain-containing protein; the encoded protein is MIRTLATALVLAGGPAFAHFGMVIPSDNMVTQEEGRSIDFTVAFSHPFEPLGMELVMPESFKVYTGEGEEDLTETLQAEEFFGAPGYTASYELSRPGAYAFVMTPQPYWEPAEDSYIIHYTKTYIAAFDDDEGWDAELGLKTEIVPLSKPFGLWAGNIFQGIVKFDGKPVPYAEVEVEYYNETGAKAPNELMITQTIKADGNGVFSYAAPVSGWWGFAALKTASYSLPHEDTAKPVELGAVIWVKFEDWIAQ